Proteins encoded by one window of Haloarcula pelagica:
- a CDS encoding serine hydrolase domain-containing protein: MTQPRFSTADESRDKSTRRSFLAGVGGLGLVVTGTTTSRTSATTASKSADAQPGEAPFTNSEELEAFVDDVMADRIGTTTPGATVAIVSGDAPVLTKGYGAADVETAVPVRAAETVFRVGSVGKLLTYTAVMKGVEDGVLDLDTDVNTYLSDSRVTIPDTYDDSVTLRHLGTHTAGFESTLDPDIVADPDTLDSLETLLTNQQPSRIRPPGKLVGYSNYGAALAGHVVAEAYDTTFEEYVQSRIFDPLGMTHSTFLQPVPSDQPGDLAAPHIRDTDSFLAADDVYINMRPAGSLSATATDMAAFMQAHLGDGAVDDARILDAETAETMHSRHHVRHPAVTNWRYGFHEYGTPDANLIGHSGATINYTSYLLLAPDHDVGIFVAYNSNPDELPKAVVDEIVAEYKLNRHRPHRLRHRDRAVRSAPKPLPASTASPPSHRGATPGR; the protein is encoded by the coding sequence ATGACACAACCACGATTCTCGACAGCAGACGAAAGCAGGGACAAGAGTACGAGACGGTCGTTCCTCGCCGGCGTCGGTGGCCTCGGGCTCGTTGTCACCGGGACCACTACCAGTCGAACGAGCGCCACGACAGCCTCGAAGAGTGCCGACGCACAGCCAGGCGAGGCCCCGTTCACGAACTCAGAAGAACTCGAAGCGTTCGTCGACGACGTGATGGCTGACCGGATCGGGACGACGACGCCCGGAGCTACTGTCGCCATCGTCTCGGGAGACGCACCTGTCCTCACCAAGGGATACGGCGCTGCCGACGTCGAGACTGCTGTTCCAGTTCGAGCCGCCGAGACAGTGTTCAGAGTCGGGTCAGTCGGCAAACTCCTGACCTATACCGCCGTCATGAAAGGCGTCGAAGACGGTGTACTCGACCTCGATACCGACGTCAACACGTATCTCAGCGACTCACGAGTTACGATCCCGGACACGTACGACGATTCCGTGACACTCCGACATCTCGGCACGCACACCGCCGGGTTCGAATCCACGCTCGATCCCGACATCGTCGCAGACCCGGATACTCTCGACTCGCTGGAGACGTTACTCACGAACCAGCAGCCCTCGCGTATCCGCCCGCCTGGGAAGCTCGTCGGGTACTCGAACTACGGCGCGGCGCTCGCTGGCCACGTCGTCGCCGAAGCCTACGACACGACGTTCGAGGAGTACGTTCAGTCGCGAATTTTCGATCCGCTCGGGATGACCCACAGCACGTTCCTCCAGCCGGTTCCGTCTGACCAGCCCGGCGACCTCGCTGCGCCACACATCCGCGATACCGACTCGTTTCTGGCAGCTGACGATGTCTACATCAATATGCGTCCCGCGGGCTCGCTGAGCGCGACGGCCACGGACATGGCCGCGTTCATGCAGGCCCACCTCGGTGACGGCGCAGTCGATGACGCTCGGATTCTCGACGCTGAGACCGCCGAGACGATGCACAGCCGTCACCACGTCCGTCACCCGGCAGTGACGAATTGGCGGTACGGGTTCCACGAGTATGGGACGCCCGACGCCAACCTCATCGGCCACTCTGGTGCGACGATCAACTACACGAGCTACCTGTTGCTCGCCCCAGACCACGACGTCGGGATCTTCGTCGCCTACAACAGCAACCCGGACGAACTGCCGAAAGCCGTCGTTGACGAGATCGTCGCGGAGTACAAGCTCAACAGGCACCGACCACACCGACTCCGACATCGAGACCGGGCGGTCAGGAGCGCGCCGAAACCGTTGCCGGCGAGTACAGCCTCACCTCCCTCCCACAGAGGGGCCACTCCAGGTCGTTGA
- a CDS encoding CPBP family intramembrane glutamic endopeptidase yields MFALVHLPGAILADANVGLVFVKTGLLGGLFGVAYLRTEELALPMGLHFGVNYALMNIFGIGAAEAPGVPSLLTVEQTATGLWSPSRGVPLIVAVLAGYVVVFLWTRWRNRDRTAKQDTHLTHTGSD; encoded by the coding sequence GTGTTCGCACTCGTCCACCTCCCGGGGGCAATCCTCGCGGACGCCAACGTCGGCCTCGTCTTCGTGAAGACCGGGTTACTCGGCGGCTTATTCGGCGTCGCATACCTCCGTACCGAGGAACTTGCACTCCCGATGGGCCTGCACTTTGGCGTGAACTACGCGCTCATGAACATCTTCGGCATCGGTGCCGCAGAAGCCCCCGGTGTCCCGAGTCTACTGACTGTCGAACAGACTGCGACAGGCCTATGGAGTCCATCTCGCGGTGTTCCGCTCATAGTTGCAGTCCTTGCCGGGTACGTCGTCGTGTTTCTGTGGACACGCTGGCGAAACCGCGACCGCACTGCCAAGCAAGACACCCACCTCACCCACACCGGTTCCGATTAA
- a CDS encoding helix-turn-helix domain-containing protein, translating to MRLLAEFEIYCDALPLVEVAATVPAATILLELQFNHGERPLFLVTVTNESHQPVAKALTDAYDVGEWTLIGQAGDTRRYQVVPALSFEDQLGEQIDDLAGLEALARADAIIERIEVFPEGWRQTGWFATRDAFSEFSAFWQQNADFQLSRLTRDGESEAPGNGLTDHQQEALRTAYELGHFDIPRRASLEQIADELDISASSASERLRRAQAQLIEETVATTWPPLPE from the coding sequence ATGAGGCTCCTCGCTGAATTCGAAATCTACTGCGACGCGCTCCCGCTTGTCGAAGTCGCCGCAACAGTACCTGCGGCAACGATACTCCTCGAACTGCAATTCAACCATGGGGAACGTCCGCTGTTTCTCGTGACCGTGACGAACGAGTCACATCAACCGGTTGCGAAGGCTCTTACCGACGCCTATGATGTCGGTGAATGGACGCTCATTGGACAGGCGGGTGATACGCGTCGGTATCAGGTTGTCCCGGCGCTCAGTTTCGAGGACCAACTCGGCGAGCAGATTGATGACCTTGCTGGTCTCGAAGCGCTTGCCAGGGCAGACGCGATCATCGAACGGATTGAGGTATTCCCGGAGGGATGGCGACAGACAGGTTGGTTTGCCACCCGGGACGCGTTCAGTGAATTCTCGGCGTTCTGGCAACAGAACGCCGATTTTCAGTTATCACGCCTTACTCGTGATGGAGAGTCCGAAGCGCCTGGGAATGGGTTGACCGACCACCAGCAAGAGGCGCTCCGGACGGCCTACGAACTGGGCCATTTCGACATCCCCCGGCGGGCATCGCTTGAACAGATCGCAGACGAGTTGGACATCTCCGCATCATCGGCCTCCGAACGCTTGCGTCGTGCCCAGGCCCAACTCATCGAGGAGACAGTAGCGACAACGTGGCCGCCACTTCCAGAGTGA
- a CDS encoding class I SAM-dependent methyltransferase: MATARPVLRRSVSSAAIYAREGRVLDVACGTGRNFRSLTSASEVVGIDISEEMLVHARNELGRLDLEGTVQQMDAQALDFPDDSFDTVISSFSTCTFPDPIAALHEMDRVCTPDGEILLLEHRRSDAAPLARFQDWRAESHYEKTGCRLTHDPLSTVEQAGLPVEDVSTAFFGLVTTIDVIPR; the protein is encoded by the coding sequence GTGGCGACAGCTCGACCAGTTCTTCGCCGGTCGGTATCGTCGGCGGCAATTTACGCACGCGAGGGGCGAGTCCTCGACGTTGCCTGCGGTACCGGACGGAACTTCCGCTCCCTCACATCGGCGAGCGAAGTCGTCGGTATCGACATCAGCGAGGAGATGCTCGTCCACGCCCGGAATGAACTCGGCAGGCTCGATTTGGAAGGCACCGTCCAGCAGATGGACGCCCAGGCACTCGACTTCCCTGACGACAGCTTCGACACCGTCATCTCGTCGTTTTCCACGTGCACGTTCCCCGATCCGATTGCCGCCCTCCACGAGATGGATCGGGTCTGCACACCTGACGGGGAAATCCTGCTCCTCGAACACAGACGCAGTGACGCCGCCCCACTTGCACGGTTCCAGGACTGGCGCGCCGAATCCCACTACGAGAAGACCGGCTGTCGATTGACTCACGATCCGCTGTCGACCGTCGAGCAGGCGGGCCTTCCAGTCGAGGACGTGTCGACTGCGTTCTTCGGTCTCGTCACCACCATCGACGTTATTCCGAGGTAA